One window of Magallana gigas chromosome 2, xbMagGiga1.1, whole genome shotgun sequence genomic DNA carries:
- the LOC105338668 gene encoding uncharacterized protein has product MSMEAPDRPENSNTESSKESKSRKKDSSEPKPINNLKPKQASKPFGDRKLSSSSFSASPPIRPPSQSSISPPIRSPKEKPERPLSERSPYPRSLSYERAPTGNSGFVRRISEDNIRGSPVSFSFPYGRDRFGSFCSSRSRSNSDAAIPEENLLFELTEIKKLKSDERDFNKKGVVWTSDGRLVIINFGNDQLKVFNENFQETISKKIPEGCRSISVGAGFNDIAITCQRRVYNYKVNEKTINESKCFVLNGNGYGISFAKEHYGVTINIGGDGKSVALLNEDGRVVQVVEKIQRPNETHFKAFHLYLSLDPNRNVIYLSDVHRDMLLCVSFTEKLYWESKLPGKPRGICVVGNNIIVATTDGKLCVLSKDGNIVKTMPSLGYDPESLAFDDVTQRLAVSQYYKGWVHVYQLT; this is encoded by the coding sequence ATGAGCATGGAGGCCCCCGATCGGCCGGAAAATTCAAACACAGAATCCTCTAAAGAAAGCAAATCTCGTAAAAAAGACAGTTCGGAGCCCAAACCGATAAATAATCTGAAACCAAAACAAGCAAGCAAGCCCTTTGGCGACAGAAAGCTATCGTCATCCTCATTTTCTGCTTCGCCACCAATACGTCCGCCGTCCCAGAGTTCCATTTCACCGCCAATTCGGTCTCCAAAAGAAAAACCCGAGAGACCCCTTAGTGAGAGATCACCCTATCCCAGAAGTTTGTCCTACGAAAGGGCCCCTACAGGTAACTCTGGATTTGTCCGAAGGATAAGCGAGGATAACATCCGGGGCTCTCCGGTTTCGTTCTCGTTTCCGTATGGTAGGGACCGGTTTGGTAGTTTTTGTTCCTCTCGCTCAAGGAGCAACAGTGATGCTGCTATTCCAGAAGAAAATTTATTGTTCGAACTGACAGAAATAAAGAAACTGAAATCGGACGAGCGCGATTTTAACAAGAAAGGCGTGGTGTGGACCAGTGATGGTCGTCTGGTGATCATAAACTTTGGAAACGATCAGCTGAAAGTGttcaatgaaaatttccaaGAAACGATATCCAAAAAAATTCCCGAGGGATGTCGTAGTATTTCTGTTGGTGCTGGATTTAACGACATTGCAATCACGTGTCAGAGGCGAGTTTATAATTACAAGGTTAACGAAAAGACAATTAACGAAAGCAAATGTTTCGTATTGAATGGGAACGGATATGGCATTTCTTTCGCCAAAGAACATTATGGTGTTACAATTAACATTGGCGGAGATGGCAAAAGTGTGGCGTTACTAAACGAGGACGGCAGAGTGGTTCAAGTCGTGGAAAAGATCCAAAGGCCGAACGAGACCCATTTCAAAGCATTTCACTTGTACCTGTCGCTGGACCCTAACAGAAATGTCATCTACCTGTCTGACGTACATAGAGATATGCTGCTGTGTGTGTCGTTCACGGAAAAACTATACTGGGAGAGTAAACTTCCCGGCAAGCCCCGGGGGATCTGTGTGGTCGGTAACAACATCATTGTGGCCACCACCGACGGAAAGCTGTGTGTTCTGTCCAAGGACGGGAACATCGTGAAAACTATGCCAAGTTTAGGCTATGACCCCGAAAGCTTGGCCTTTGATGACGTCACTCAACGCCTAGCCGTCTCTCAATATTACAAGGGTTGGGTTCATGTGTATCAGCTTACGTAA
- the LOC105324320 gene encoding kelch-like protein 3, protein MKDPIAVTSEVLPKREPIVVNRDVWYSFMSKEDADPQACWLERKRQERMKAEKAALGASTSRVSASTTSSSGSVVLDSMKFRNIQQKVDRNQNQTPSPPSSVSPPSSVSSTASDDEVPRNHKKSSRKAEYESDSAPLSCHIQDSNCKHYANIGQYLNEIYNREQICDISFKLGSIIYPVHKVVLASQSPLFEKLFNSKDFTQPPIRPRQIRVNGVSQGALKAFLNCIYSGDINHIKPDCLHEVIDLSRMFEVQQITQMCLQKISSLSHQDMLELLQKMRSRKDVQLCDILMDEVAKNFMEIRNSSSFYGLDVDTFCMILSNDRLNVSSEMDIFESAVSWLHHPEDQMKNLERVMDMVRFSHLSSQQLMECFVKCPALKQSSHCVGLITMANWVQTSIRLNQQDPLNLEIEEPRSLANSGGSVEQYLKTHCSSEFKEPYVTYDIVLMTEDAVEDFNRHACSRSQSWSTISAPCIKQYKESKWSMMNDKEKENDIKVLAWLAGKPDSGFNNHPNLTGLQSMDCMMGRKPKQKHVSIIEGKSNDNIKHVKKKKSKRDQMQDLPLSDGGRDSRTEMVWGGDQWYMVGGARYKDSECPSPSNKVLVYSYETKEWRPVAPLNVARMEHSLCEIDGYIFAIGGIGEGNRLLSSVECYNPRTNCWFYVKALPEPRAAASTSAEGGNVCLKGGYSQMNHGQPSSFYYENKVKLFYNMETNKWLRKY, encoded by the exons ATGAAGGACCCTATAGCTGTTACAAGTGAAGTCCTGCCTAAGCGTGAACCGATTGTAGTAAATCGGGACGTTTGGTACAGCTTCATGAGCAAAGAGGATGCCGACCCTCAGGCCTGCTGGCTTGAAAGGAAGCGGCAAGAGAGGATGAAA gcTGAAAAAGCTGCCCTAGGAGCTTCTACATCTAGAGTTTCTGCATCTACAACTTCCTCCTCTGGGTCTGTGGTCTTGGACTCCatgaaatttagaaatattcagCAGAAAG TGGACAGAAACCAAAACCAGACTCCTTCTCCACCAAGTTCAGTTTCTCCACCAAGTTCAGTTTCATCAACTGCATCAGATGATGAGGTTCCCAGAAACCATAAAAAATCATCTCGCAAGGCCGAATATGAATCTGATAGTGCACCACTCTCATGCCATATACAGGATTCAAACTGTAAGCACTATGCCAATATTGGCcaatatttgaatgaaatttataaCAGAGAACAGATATGTGACATTTCATTCAAACTGGGCAGCATCATTTACCCGGTGCATAAGGTCGTCCTTGCCAGTCAGAGTCCTTTGTTTGAGAAATTGTTTAACAGCAAGGACTTTACTCAGCCACCTATCAGACCTAGGCAAATTAGAGTTAATGGAGTTTCACAGGGTGCATTGAAGGCCTTCTTAAATTGCATTTATTCCGGTGATATCAATCACATTAAGCCTGATTGTCTGCATGAGGTAATTGATCTCTCTCGGATGTTCGAAGTGCAGCAAATCACACAGATGTGTTTACAGAAAATCTCCTCTCTGAGTCACCAAGACATGCTTGAACTATTGCAAAAGATGAGAAGTCGTAAAGATGTTCAACTTTGTGACATTCTAATGGATGAAGTAGCCAAAAATTTTATGGAGATTAGGAACAGTTCCTCTTTCTACGGCTTAGATGTGGACACCTTCTGTATGATTTTGTCCAATGATAGGCTCAATGTGAGTTCAGAGATGGACATTTTTGAGAGTGCTGTAAGTTGGCTTCACCATCCTGAGGATCAAATGAAGAATCTGGAGAGAGTGATGGATATGGTCAGGTTTTCACACCTGTCAAGCCAGCAATTGATGGAATGCTTCGTAAAATGTCCAGCCCTTAAGCAGAGCTCCCATTGTGTGGGCTTGATCACTATGGCCAACTG GGTTCAAACCTCCATCCGCCTCAATCAGCAAGATCCTCTGAATCTGGAGATTGAAGAACCTAGGAGCCTTGCCAACAGTGGAGGGAGTGTTGAGCAATATCTGAAG ACACACTGTAGCTCTGAGTTCAAGGAACCCTATGTTACTTATGACATTGTCCTAATGACTGAAGATGCTGTCGAGGATTTTAATCGCCATGCCTGTTCCCGAAGTCAAAGCTGGTCCACCATTTCAGCACCTTGTATCAAGCAATACAAGGAATCAAAAT GGTCTATGATGAACGACAAAGAAAAAGAGAATGACATTAAAGTTCTGGCATGGCTGGCTGGAAAGCCAGACAGTGGCTTTAACAATCATCCCAACCTGACTGGACTACAAAGCATGGATTGTATGATGGGGAGGAAACCAAAGCAAAAGCATGTTTCCATAATTGAGGGAAAAAGCAATGACAATATTAAACAtgtcaaaaagaaaaagagtaAAAGAGATCAAATGCAGGACCTGCCCCTCTCTGATGGTGGTAGAGATTCTCGTACAGAGATGGTATGGGGAGGAGACCAGTGGTACATGGTTG GTGGAGCCAGGTACAAAGATTCGGAGTGTCCCTCCCCCTCCAATAAAGTGTTGGTGTACTCGTATGAGACCAAAGAGTGGAGACCAGTGGCTCCATTGAATGTTGCCAGGATGGAGCATTCCCTTTGTGAAATAGATGGCTATATATTTGCTATTGGTGGAATAGGTGAAGGCAATCG CTTGCTTTCATCGGTGGAGTGTTATAATCCTAGAACCAATTGTTGGTTCTATGTGAAGGCACTCCCTGAGCCCAGGGCTGCTGCCTCTACCTCGGCTGAGGGGGGCAATGTTTGTCTGAAAGGGGGATACAGTCAAATGAATCATGGGCAGCCCTCCAGTTTTTACTATGAGAACAAAGTTAAATTGTTCTACAACATGGAAACCAATAA GTGGTTAAGAAAATACTGA